A portion of the Saccharomyces paradoxus chromosome XV, complete sequence genome contains these proteins:
- the HST1 gene encoding histone deacetylase HST1 (NAD(+)-dependent histone deacetylase~similar to YOL068C) yields MLKRPQEEESDNNGTKKLKARLTYPCILGKDKVTGKFIFPAITKDDVMNARLFLKNNDLKTFLEYFLPVEVNSIYIYFMIKLLGFDVKDKELFMALNSNITSNKERSTSIEVSAVQAKVEHEGELTDPLEKKHAVKLIKDLQKAINKVLSTRLRLPNFNTIDHFTATLRNAKKILVLTGAGVSTSLGIPDFRSSEGFYSKIRHLGLEDPQDVFNLDIFLQDPSVFYNIAHMVLPPENMYSPLHSFIKMLQDKGKLLRNYTQNIDNLESYAGIDPDKLVQCHGSFATASCVTCHWQIPGEKIFDNIRNLELPLCPYCYQKRKQYFPMSNANNTIQTNANFNSPILKSYGVLKPDMTFFGEALPSRFHKTIRKDILECDLLICIGTSLKVAPVSEIVNMVPSHVPQILINRDMVTHAEFDLNLLGFCDDVASLVAKKCHWDIPHKKWQDLKKIDYNCTEIDIGTYKIKKQPRKKQQ; encoded by the coding sequence ATGTTGAAAAGAcctcaagaagaagagtcAGACAATAATGGTACAAAGAAGCTGAAAGCGAGATTAACGTACCCTTGTATCCTCGGGAAGGATAAAGTAACGGGAAAGTTCATCTTTCCTGCGATCACTAAAGATGACGTGATGAATGCAagattgtttttgaaaaacaatGATTTGAAGACGTTtttagaatattttctgCCTGTGGAAGTCAACTCGATCTATATTTATTTCATGATCAAATTGCTGGGATTCGACGTCAAGGATAAAGAACTATTTATGGCGTTAAACTCTAACATCACCTCTAATAAAGAGCGTAGTACTAGTATAGAGGTGTCGGCTGTGCAAGCGAAAGTTGAACATGAAGGCGAGTTAACGGACCCCTTAGAGAAAAAACATGCTGTAAAATTAATTAAAGATTTACAAAAAGCCATAAATAAAGTCCTTAGTACAAGGCTTCGATTACCCAACTTCAATACGATCGACCATTTCACCGCCACTTTGCGTAAcgccaaaaaaattttggtcCTGACGGGTGCTGGGGTTTCCACTTCTTTGGGTATTCCCGATTTCAGATCTTCTGAGGGGTTTTATTCTAAGATCCGACACCTTGGGTTGGAAGACCCTCAAGATGTTTTCAACTTGGACATATTTTTACAGGACCCTTCTGTTTTTTACAACATTGCCCATATGGTTTTACCACCGGAAAACATGTATTCTCCCTTACACAGTTTTATTAAGATGCTGCAAGACAAGGGCAAACTATTAAGAAACTATACACAAAATATAGATAACTTAGAATCATACGCAGGGATAGATCCTGATAAACTGGTACAATGTCACGGTTCATTTGCGACTGCATCTTGCGTGACTTGCCATTGGCAAATCCCTGGTGAGAAAATATTCGACAATATAAGAAACCTTGAACTACCATTATGTCCTTACTGttaccaaaaaagaaagcaataTTTCCCTATGAGTAATGCCAATAATACGATTCAAACAAACGCAAATTTCAACTCGCCCATCTTAAAGTCGTACGGCGTTTTGAAACCAGACATGACATTTTTTGGTGAAGCCTTACCATCGCGGTTTCATAAGACGATCCGTAAAGATATATTGGAATGTGATCTATTAATATGTATAGGTACGAGTTTGAAAGTGGCTCCAGTTTCTGAGATTGTCAATATGGTACCTTCACATGTACCTCAAATTTTAATTAATAGGGATATGGTTACACATGCGGAGTTTGATTTAAACTTGTTAGGATTCTGTGATGACGTGGCCAGTCTCGTAGCTAAAAAATGCCATTGGGATATACCGCATAAAAAATGGCAAgatttaaagaaaatcgaT
- the RTG1 gene encoding Rtg1p (Transcription factor (bHLH) involved in interorganelle communication~similar to YOL067C) yields the protein MSSIPAGTDPGSCGANFKNDRKRRDKINDRIQELLSIIPKDFFRDYYGNSGSNDTLSESTPGALGLSSKAKGTGTKDGKPNKGQILTQAVEYISHLQNQVDTQNREEVELMMKVTQLAKQTGTIVNDINLENTSAEVALSRIGVGPLAATNDDSVRPPAKRLSSFEYGGYGEYGNGT from the coding sequence ATGAGCAGCATTCCGGCTGGCACTGACCCTGGATCCTGCGGTGCCAATTTCAAGAATGACCGCAAGCGCAGAGACAAGATCAACGACCGTATCCAGGAACTATTGAGTATCATTCCTAAAGACTTCTTCAGGGATTATTACGGTAACTCTGGTAGTAATGACACGTTAAGCGAGTCTACTCCAGGTGCTCTTGGGTTGTCCAGCAAGGCCAAGGGCACGGGGACCAAAGATGGCAAGCCCAACAAGGGCCAAATCCTCACACAGGCGGTGGAGTACATATCGCATCTACAGAATCAGGTGGATACACAGAACAGAGAGGAGGTAGAACTCATGATGAAAGTCACTCAGCTGGCCAAGCAGACGGGTACCATTGTCAATGATATAAACCTAGAGAACACCAGCGCTGAAGTCGCACTGTCTAGGATTGGCGTAGGACCGCTGGCGGCAACAAATGATGACTCAGTAAGGCCACCGGCAAAGAGATTGAGCTCCTTTGAGTACGGAGGGTATGGTGAGTACGGTAATGGTACCTAA
- the RIB2 gene encoding bifunctional DRAP deaminase/tRNA pseudouridine synthase RIB2 (Bifunctional DRAP deaminase tRNA:pseudouridine synthase~similar to YOL066C), with translation MESSSNEASNEFNKLLNKEIEFAKEVKLRKDANRNNNRNETSSKVKDASGFRLRVIQTDGRKTKKTDPDYEVTIDGPLRKIEPYFFTYKTFCKERWRDRKLVDVFVSEFRDREPSYYAKTIAEGKVFLNDEPANLDTIIRDGDLITHKVHRHEPPITSKPIDIVFEDEDILVIDKPSSIPVHPTGRFRFNTITKMLERQLGYSVHPCNRLDKPTSGLMFLAKTPQGADKMGDQMKAREVTKEYVARVKGEFPIGIVEVDKPVRSVNPKVALNAVCEMSDENAKHAKTVFQRVSYDGQTSIVMCKPLTGRTHQIRVHLQYLGFPIANDPIYSNPDIWGPELGRNGLQNYNDIVLKLDAIGKTKPAESWIHPHSEGEYLLGRQCEECEAEMYTDPGTNDLDLWLHAFRYESLERNPDTQKPLWSYKTKYPEWALEPHRQYMEMAVKEADKCGPTKTAFSVGAVLVHGTQVLATGYSRELPGNTHAEQCALIKYSQLHPNCPSVVPMGTVLYTTMEPCSFRLSGNQPCCDRILATQGAIGTVFVGVMEPDTFVKDNTSLNKLESHGVNYIQIPGYEEECTIIAFKGHSDDDDKA, from the coding sequence ATGGAGAGTTCCAGTAATGAAGCAAGTAACGAATTCAACAAACTATtaaacaaagaaattgaatttgCGAAAGAAGTGAAGCTGAGGAAAGATGCGAACAGGAATAATAATAGGAACGAAACTAGTTCTAAAGTCAAAGATGCGAGCGGATTTAGACTGAGAGTTATTCAAACAGATGGGCGCAAGACCAAAAAGACTGATCCTGATTATGAAGTGACAATTGACGGACCCTTGAGGAAGATTGAGCCATATTTCTTCACTTACAAAACTTTTTGTAAGGAGAGGTGGAGAGATCGTAAGTTAGTGGATGTGTTTGTAAGTGAATTCAGGGATCGAGAGCCCAGTTATTATGCCAAGACCATTGCAGAGGGCAAAGTGTTCTTAAACGATGAACCTGCAAATCTTGATACTATCATTCGTGATGGTGATTTGATCACACATAAAGTGCATCGACATGAGCCGCCAATTACATCGAAACCTATAGATATTGTGtttgaagacgaagataTCCTTGTCATTGACAAGCCCAGCAGTATTCCCGTGCATCCAACGGGCAGGTTCAGATTCAATACCATTACAAAGATGCTTGAAAGACAGTTAGGATATTCAGTGCATCCATGTAATCGACTAGACAAGCCCACTAGTGGGCTAATGTTTTTGGCCAAGACTCCACAAGGTGCAGATAAAATGGGAGACCAGATGAAGGCGAGGGAGGTCACCAAAGAATACGTAGCCCGCGTGAAGGGCGAGTTCCCTATAGGCATAGTGGAGGTGGACAAGCCTGTCAGATCCGTTAATCCTAAAGTTGCATTGAATGCTGTTTGTGAAATGAGTGATGAAAATGCCAAGCATGCCAAGACCGTTTTCCAGAGGGTTAGCTACGATGGACAGACAAGTATTGTCATGTGTAAACCATTGACGGGTAGAACCCATCAAATAAGAGTCCATTTGCAGTACTTAGGGTTTCCCATAGCCAATGACCCTATATACTCGAACCCGGATATCTGGGGCCCAGAATTGGGCCGTAATGGACTCCAAAACTATAATGACATTGTTTTGAAATTAGACGCTATTGGTAAAACTAAGCCCGCAGAGAGCTGGATCCATCCTCATAGCGAGGGGGAGTATTTGCTTGGTCGTCAGTGCGAAGAATGCGAGGCTGAAATGTACACAGATCCTGGTACCAACGATCTCGACCTCTGGCTGCATGCCTTCCGGTACGAGTCCTTGGAAAGAAACCCAGATACGCAAAAGCCTCTCTGGAGctacaaaacaaaatatccAGAATGGGCCTTAGAACCACATCGCCAATACATGGAAATGGCCGTTAAGGAAGCCGACAAGTGTGGTCCGACAAAGACTGCCTTCAGTGTAGGTGCCGTTCTCGTCCATGGAACTCAAGTGCTCGCCACAGGCTATTCAAGAGAGCTACCGGGGAACACTCATGCAGAGCAGTGTGCCTTAATAAAGTACTCACAGTTACACCCTAACTGTCCTTCTGTAGTCCCTATGGGAACCGTGCTCTATACAACCATGGAACCGTGCTCCTTCAGACTAAGTGGAAATCAGCCCTGCTGCGATAGAATCCTGGCCACCCAAGGCGCCATTGGTACCGTCTTCGTGGGGGTCATGGAGCCTGATACATTTGTTAAAGACAATACAAGTTTGAACAAGCTGGAATCGCACGGCGTGAACTACATACAAATACCAGGTTACGAGGAAGAATGCACCATCATCGCCTTCAAGGGCCACagcgatgatgatgacaaagCGTAG
- the INP54 gene encoding phosphoinositide 5-phosphatase INP54 (Phosphatidylinositol 4,5-bisphosphate 5-phosphatase~similar to YOL065C), with amino-acid sequence MNNTNWKVSVTTFNCGKEFPVENSKAIVKQLLFPYDDGISRLELQDVYVLGFQELVPIWQGSFPAVNRDLISGITNTAIECLNEKVTAIQGNEQYSCLGVNSLGAITIIVLYNNNALKVKGDILKRNGKCGWFSTHLKGGTLLSFQMARNGEENWERFSYICVHLNANEGVNNRNQRIGDYKRIMSEVCDSEIAKSDHFFFLGDLNFRVTSTYDPATDYSSTTTLRRLLENYEELNLLRKREDEPLCKGFQELEIKFPPTFKFKLFEKETYNTKRIPSWCDRILYKRYAMPTLAQEGIYHSVPRSNALLFSDHQPVNLTVRLPRSTGIAGPLSLNIEKYHLAWSSSLIGQIGDGVIGYCGWLITKNAHYWILGSVLLYLLLKIL; translated from the coding sequence ATGAACAATACCAATTGGAAGGTATCAGTAACGACATTTAATTGTGGTAAAGAGTTTCCCGTTGAAAATTCGAAAGCAATCGTTAAGCAATTGCTTTTCCCCTACGATGACGGCATCTCCCGACTAGAATTGCAAGATGTATATGTATTGGGGTTCCAAGAACTAGTTCCCATATGGCAAGGCTCCTTCCCTGCTGTTAATCGTGATTTAATCAGTGGAATTACAAATACTGCGATTGAATGTCTGAATGAGAAAGTGACAGCTATTCAAGGGAATGAACAGTATTCATGTTTAGGGGTGAATAGTCTTGGAGCCATCACCATAATAGTATTATACAACAATAACGCACTGAAGGTGAAAGgagatattttgaaaaggaatgGAAAATGCGGCTGGTTTAGTACACATTTGAAAGGCGGGACTTTGTTAAGCTTTCAAATGGCACGCAATGGCGAGGAGAACTGGGAGAGATTTAGCTATATATGTGTTCATTTGAATGCAAATGAAGGTGTCAACAATAGAAACCAGAGGATAGGTGACTACAAACGGATAATGAGTGAAGTGTGCGATTCTGAGATTGCCAAAAGCGatcactttttctttctgggagatttgaattttagGGTTACTAGTACTTACGATCCAGCTACCGATTATTCGTCCACGACAACATTAAGGCGTCTATTAGAAAACTACGAAGAACTGAACCTGCTACGTAAAAGGGAGGATGAACCATTATGTAAGGGTTTCCAGGAACTGGAGATAAAGTTTCCACCAACTTTCAAGTTcaaattatttgaaaaagaaacatatAATACGAAAAGAATCCCGTCATGGTGCGATAGGATCCTATACAAGAGGTATGCAATGCCAACTTTAGCGCAAGAAGGTATATACCATTCCGTCCCTAGATCCAATGCTTTATTATTTAGTGATCATCAACCCGTTAATCTTACCGTAAGATTACCAAGGTCTACAGGAATAGCAGGCCCGTTATCGTTAAATATCGAGAAATATCATTTAGCATGGAGTTCTAGTCTGATTGGACAAATTGGTGACGGAGTCATTGGGTACTGCGGTTGGCTAATCACTAAGAATGCACATTATTGGATATTGGGTTCTGTACTATTATATTTACTGCTAAAAATTCTGTAG